The genomic interval TTTTCGAAAATTGAATCTGCCCTTCGGGCAGCAGGTAGAGAACCAATGCGCGGCCGTTCGCGACGGTAGGCTGGTGCGCGCTGCCGGGCGGAAAGACGCACCAGCCGGCTGGCCGCCCGTCGAAAGTTGCTGAGCCGTCATCCAAGGGCATGATCAGATCAATTTCGCCGCCCGGATGCACGTGGTGCGGTCCTGCGATGTCCCGCATGTCAACTACATCGACTGAAAAACGGTGCAGGCTGTCATCTGCTTTGAAAACGCGCCCATAACGGATCCCCCCTCCTTCGCGGTCGCACAGCCAGCCATCACGCACGCCTTCCACGCAGGCCGCTTTGAGCCCTCCATAGCTTTGGCTGTGTGGCCCGTGCTGGGTGTTGAGCCATTGATCCAGCGCCGCGTCGAGAGGGCGCCCCGAAATTTGAGCAGTCAGGACGACAAGTTGCTGGTGAAATGTTTGTTTGCTCATGTGGTTCCTCGTTGATGCAAGTGCTTGCGTACCGCATTGACATGCACTATTGTGCTCGGTGGGGAACGATAGAAGGGTGTAGGATGCTTGTCAAGCAATATAATGCATACGTGGTGTTTACCCTAGGCTGTTAACGTGCAAGATCTCGAAAGGTCCATTGAGATGAACAAAAGAGACGGGCTTCGGTTGGAGATTTCGTTGACCAATACGCTTGATGCCCAAATGCAGCGCGACGCACTTCTTGCTGCGTTGGGCGAGCGCGTGCGCAGCCTTCGGGCGCGCCGCGGCCTCACGCGCAAGGCACTTGCAGAGGCCGCCGACGTGTCTGAGCGGCATCTGGCCAATCTGGAATACGGTATTGGAAATGCTTCAATCGTGGTGCTGCACCATGTGGCGTGCGCGCTCCAATGCTCGCTGGCTGAGTTGGTAGGTGACGTCTCGACCAGTTCGCCCGAATGGCTGTTGATCCGCGAGCTACTGGAAAACCGCTCTGAGGCTGATCTGCGCAAGGTGCGCGCTGCCATCGGGGAGTTGCTGGGGAACGCAGTGGTGGACGCGGCGAGGGGGCAGCGCATTGCTCTCGTGGGTCTGCGGGGCGCTGGCAAATCGACGTTGGGGCGCATGTTGGCCGACCACCTGGAACTCCCGTTCATTGAACTCAGCCGTGAGATCGAGACCTTGGCCGGTTGCAGCGTGCGCGAGATCCATGACCTGTATGGCACGAATGCTTACCGTCGCTATGAACGGCGCGCGCTGGAGGAAGCCGTACAGATCTACAGCGAAGTCGTGATCGCCACGCCGGGCGGCATCGTCTCCGACCCCGCCACCTTCAACGAATTGCTGGCGCACTGCACCACGGTGTGGCTGCAGGCATCCCCCGAAGAGCACATGAGCCGGGTGGCTGCGCAGGGCGACCTGCGCCCCATGGCCGCCAGCCAAGAGGCCATGGAGGATCTGCGCCGCATCCTTGACGGACGTGCAGCCTTCTATTCCAAGGCGGATCTGCGCGTGGACACGGGCGGGAAGACGGAGCAAAAGGCGTTCGACGCACTCTGTGCGGCTGTAGTGCCCGTGCTGGCCGGATAAAGAGGGTGGCAGGAACTGCTGTATTGATAGCTAAAGTCCCTTGCCTAGCAAGCGCGGGAAGCCAAAACGATAAAAACTTTCTAGTTCTGCGACTCGATGCACGGTTCGTGCGTGGCTTCCAGACACTGCACTGAGGTGCACTTTTATGCCACTGCTAGTTGACCTATGCAATTTAATGCACGATACTTCATTCACATCTTTAGAAGATGCATTATTTTGCACAACCCCTGTTTCGGAGACAGCATGGCTGAAACCCCTTCATCCCCACGAGTTGATTACCGTACCGACCCCAGTCAGTACCTCCATTGGAAGTTGAGTGTTGATGGCCCCGTCGCCACTCTCGCGCTCGACATTACTGAGGAAGGCGGCCTGCGCCCCGGGTACAAACTTAAGCTCAACAGCTACGACCTCGGCGTGGACATCGAGCTGCACGATGCGCTTAATCGGATCCGGTTCGAACACCCTCAGGTGCAGTCTGTGGTGGTCACGAGCGGAAAAGACCGCATCTTCTGCTCGGGAGCCAACATCTTCATGCTCGGCTTGTCCAGCCACGCCTGGAAAGTGAACTTCTGCAAGTTCACCAATGAGACACGCAATGGCATCGAGGACAGCTCCAAATATGAGGGCATCAAGTTCCTTGCTGCTGTCAACGGCGCATGCGCTGGTGGCGGGTATGAACTGGCATTGGCCTGCGACGAGATTCTCCTGATCGATGACCGCTCCTCAAGTGTGTCGCTGCCCGAAGTGCCGCTGCTGGGCGTGCTGCCTGGCACGGGTGGCCTCACGCGTGTCACCGACAAGCGCAAGGTGCGCCACGACCTGGCAGACATCTTCTGCACCAGCGTGGAAGGCGTGCGGGGCCAGCGTGCTGTGGACTGGCGTCTGGTCGATGACATCGCCAAGCCGGCGGATTTCCCCGAGGCCGTGAAAAACTGCGCCGCCAAGCTCGGCGCATCGGGCGGCCGCACCACCGCCGCAAGTGGCATCGCACTGCCCCGGGTAGAACGGCAGGACGGCCCCGACAGCTTGGTATATGAACACGTCAGCGTGCAGATCGACCGAACACGCCGCACGGCCACGCTGATCATTAAGGCGCCCCAAGGCGTGCAGCCGACCGATATTGCGGCCATCGAAGCTGCCGGCGCCGACTGGTGGCCGCTGGCCATGGGCCGCCAGCTAGATGACGCCATCCTGAACCTGCGCACCAACGAACTAGACATCGGTACCTGGCTGCTGAAAACGGAAGGCGACGCAGGCGCGGTGCTGCGCGCTGACCAGTTGCTGCTGGAGCACCGCGCGCACTGGCTGGTGCGCTCGACCCTGGGTCTGCTGCGCCGCGCGTTTGCCCGGCTAGACGTTTCCTCACGCACCCTGTTCGCCCTGATCGAGCCCGACTCCTGCTTCGTGGGCATGCTCGCCGAGCTGGCTTTCGCCGCTGATCGAACCTATATGCTGGCGCTACCGGACGACGCAGCACGCGCGCCCCGCATCGTGCTGGACGAGTTCAATTTCGGTTTGCTGCCCATGGTCACTGACCAAAGTCGCCTGCAACGCCGCTTCTATGAAGAAGTCGCGCCGCTGGAGACCGTGCGCGCAGCCTCTCTTCGTCCGCTGGACGCCGACGAGGCGCTGCGCCTGGGCCTGGTCACAGCCGCGCCAGACGACATCGACTGGGACGACGAGATCCGCATCGCCATTGAGGAGCGCGCGGCCATGTCGCCCGACGCGCTCACAGGTCTGGAGGCCAACCTGCGCTTTGCCAGCAAGGAGAACATGGCTACCCGCGTTTTTGGTCGACTGTCGGCATGGCAGAACTGGATCTTTCAGCGCCCCAATGCCGTGGGCGACAAGGGCGCATTGAAGGTGTATGGCAAGGGCGAGAAGTCGCAATTCGATCTGAACCGGGTGTAAGGAGACCACGTCATGAGCAGCATCAACTACAGCGAAAAGATTCCGAACAACGTCAACCTGTCCGAGGACCGGACTCTGCAGCGCGCCCTGGAAGGCTGGCAGCCCAGCTTCATCAACTGGTGGGACGACGTGGGCCCCGAGGGCTCGACTAACTACGATGTGTACCTGCGCACCGCAGTCAGCGTCGATCCGGCGGGGTGGGCACAGTTCGGCCACGTGAAGATGCGCGACTACCGCTGGGGCATCTTTCTGAACCCTGGGGACGCCGAGCGCCAGATCCATTTTGGTGATCACAAGGGCGAAAAGGCTTGGACAGACGTGCCCGGCGAACACCGCGCCAACCTGCGCCGCATCATCGTGACCCAGGGCGACACAGAACCTGCCTCGGTCGAGCAGCAGCGCCACCTGGGCCTCACGGCCCCAAGCATGTATGACCTGCGCAACCTCTTTCAGGTGAACGTGGAGGAAGGCCGCCACTTGTGGGCCATGGTCTACCTGCTGCACAAGCACTTCGGCCGCGACGGCCGTGAGGAAGCCGACGCACTGCTGGAACGCCAAAGCGGCGATGCGAACAACCCGCGCATCCTGGGCGCTTTCAACGAGAAGACCCCCGACTGGCTCTCGTTCTTCATGTTCACCTACTTCACCGACCGCGATGGCAAGTTCCAGCTTGCAGCATTGGCCGAAAGCGCGTTCGACCCGCTGGCGCGCACCACCAAGTTCATGCTGACCGAGGAAGCGCACCACATGTTTGTGGGCGAAAGTGGCGTCTCGCGCGTGGTGCAACGCACTTGCCAGGTCATGAACGAGCTGAAAACAGACGATCCACAGAAGGTGCGCGCGGCAGGTGCCATCGACCTGGATACGGTCCAGCGTTACCTGAACTTCCACTACTCCGTGACCATCGACCTGTTTGGCGCCGACCAGTCAAGCAACGCCGCTACTTTCTACAGTTCTGGTCTCAAGGGCCGGTATGAAGAGGGAAAGCGCACCGACGACCACCAGCTCAAGGGCCAGACCTACAAGGTGCTGGAAGTGGTGAACGGCCAGCTCGTCGAGAAGGAAGTGCCCATGCTCAATGCGCTTAACGAGGTGCTACGCGACGATTACATCAAGGATTCCGTCGCGGGTGTAGGCCGCTGGAACAAGGTGATAGAAAAGGCGGGCGTTCCCTTTCGGCTTCAGGTGCCGCACAAGGCTTTCAACCGGGCCATTGGTGCGCTGGCAGGCATCCGCCTGGCGCCGGACGGTCGCGTGGTCAGCGAGAACGAATGGCACGCTCGCAAGAACGAGTGGTTGCCTTCGGACGACGACCGTGCGTTCGTCGCATCGCTGATGGGTCGCGTGGTCGAGCCCGGCAAGTTCGCCAACTGGATCGCGCCGCCTGTCATGGGTATCAACCGCCAGCCTGTCAACTACGAATACGTGCGCTTTGGCTGATAGCCTCACGGAGACTAACCGTTTGCGGCACCCTCTGCGCCATCCGCCGCAAGCGATCGACGTGGGAGCCGGGTGTGCCCCTAGGCAACGGTGCACCCGGTGAACGAGAAGAAGGAAGAAACCATGGAAACCGCCGAAGCTGTCGCGACACTAAAGCAGCACCTGATCGACCCGGAAATCTGCATCCGCTGCAACACCTGCGAAGCCACCTGCCCAGTCGGCGCGATCACTCACGATGACCGCAACTACGTGATCAAGGCAGACGTTTGCAATGGATGCTTGGACTGCATCTCCCCCTGCCCGACGGGCTCGATCGACAACTGGCGCATCGTGCCCACGGCGCGCGCGTACTCCATCGCGGAGCAGTTGACTTGGGACGAACTGCCGCTCGAGTTGACACCCGAGCAACTGGAGGAATGTGGTGTGACGCAGGAGGACGCCTCCCTAGCTACTGTTGCCGCATCGCCGTCGCCGCTTGCGGCGGTTTCGCCCGGCGGGGAGGTCTTCCGCTCCGCTCTGTATGGCGCGCACATTCCGCCCTGGTCGGCGGCACATGCCTACACCAACCTCTACTCGCCCAAGAGCCCGATGCTGGCAACGGTGGTGGGGAACTTCAACTGCACCGAGGAAGGCTTCGACAGTGAGACCCACCATGTCGTTCTGGATTTCGGGACGCTGCCGTTCCCGGTGCTGGAGGGCCAGTCCATCGGCATCATCCCGCCGGGTGAGGACGCATTGGGCCGTGCGCACCAGCCGCGCCAGTACTCAATCGCCAGCGCGCGCAGTGGTGAGCGTGTGGGTTACAACAACTTGTCCTTGACAGTGAAGCGGGTCACCGTCGATCACCAGGGGCAGCCGGTTCGCGGGATTGCGTCCAACTACATCTGCGACCTCAAGGTCGGTGAAAAGATCAAGGTGGTGGGCCCATTCGGTAGCAGCTTCCTGATGCCCAACCATCCCCGGTCACACATCGTGATGATCTGCACAGGCACCGGCAGTGCCCCGATGCGTGCGATGACCGAATGGCGCCGTCGCTTGCGCAGTAGCGGAAAGTTCGAGAGTGGCAAGCTGATGCTGTTCTTCGGTGCCCGCACACAGCAGGAACTGCCTTACTTCGGGCCGCTGCAAAAGCTGCCCAAGGATTTCATCGACATCAATTTGGCGTTCTCGCGAGTTCCCGGGAAACCCAAGCGCTACGTGCAAGACCTGATGCTCGAGCGATCCGCGGACCTGGCGGCGCTGCTCAGAGACGGACTGAGCCACTTCTACGTCTGCGGGCTCAAGAGCATGGAAGAAGGCGTCGTGCTGACGCTGCGCGATATCGCGGCGGAAGCGGGCCTCGATTGGGACGCAATCGGCAGCGCCATGAAGGCTGAAGGCCGCCTGCATCTTGAGACGTATTGACCAGCAACTCCCTGTGACGTAGGTGGCCCGGCAAAGCCGATTCCACGGCTTCCGCTGGCTTGCTTGCTGCGCAGCTTTTTTTGGCTGTGTGGTGCAACGGTGGATACACGGGCAGCGCACAACGCAACGGATGATTGACAAATGACTACATTGAACGTGGTAGTGGATGCCGACGGCATCGCCACTGTCGAGATGGCGCGGCCGGATGTGTTCAACGCATTCAACGAACGAATGATTCAGGAACTGGGGGAGACATTCACCACGCTTTCCGGCGATGCCCAGGTGCGTGTTGTCCTGCTCAAGGGGCAGGGCAAAGCTTTTTCGGCGGGGGCCGATCTACAGTGGATGCAGCGCGCGAGCGTCGCCTCGCGCGAGGAAAACCTGGGGGACGCGCGGCGTTTCGCGGACATGCTCGCGGCGGTCGCCCAATGTTCCAAGCCCACAGTGGCTTGTGTCCACGGTCTGGCTCTGGGCGGCGGCGTAGGGCTGGTGGCGGCCTGCGACTTCGCCGTCGTGTCCGAAGAGACGCGCTTTGCGGTCAGCGAGGTGAAGTTCGGGATTCTTCCGTCGGTCATCGGGCCCTACCTCATCAACGCCGTGGGCAAGCGAGCGGCCTTGCAACTGGCGTTGACAGCCACTCGCTTCGATGCGCACGAGGCAAAATCCCTTGGGCTGGTGCACCAGGTTTGCTCACGCGAAGCGGTGGATGCTGTCGCTCGCGGGATCATCAGCAGCCTGGTACAAAACGGTCCCACGGCGCTTGCCGAGGTGAAGGCACTGTATGCCCAACTCCACGTGGGGCCGGTGAGCGGGGACATGCGCGAGTTGACTGCGCAGACCATCGCGCGCGTGCGCATGACCGATGAGGCCAAGGAAGGATTCGACGCATTCCTGAACAAGCGTCCGCCTGCCTGGATCGGGAAGGCAGTGCCATGAATCCATTCGACATCTCCGTGGGTGCCGAGGTCTGCGTAATCGGCGCCGGCCTGATGGGAGCGGGCATCGCCCAGATTGCCGCGCAGGCGGGCGACACGGTGCTCCTGTTCGACAAGCGCGAAGGCGCGGCCGAAGACGCGCTACGCAAGCTGCGCCAGCAGTTGACGAAGCTGGTCGAGCGCGGGCGCATGGCCGATGTTCAGGTGCAGCAGACGCTGGACCGCATCCGGCCCGCGCAGGACCTGGCGCAGGCTCGCAGCTGCCGCATCGTGATCGAGGCCATCGTCGAGGACGCCGCCATCAAGCGCAACCTGCTGGCCAGCCTGGAGGCCCTCGTGCCTGGCGATTGCATTCTGGCGTCCAACACCTCATCGATCTCGATCACCACGCTGGCCAACGGCATGCAGCGGCCCGAACGGCTGGTGGGTATGCACTTCTTCAACCCGGTGCCTGCGATGCGGTTGGTGGAAATTGTTAGCGGGCTCAAGACCGATGCGCAGGTGGCCGCCGCAGTGGAACGGCTAGGTTCGCGCTGGGGCAAGACGCCGGTACATGCGCGCTCTACGCCGGGCTTCATCGTCAACCGCATCGCCCGGCCGTTTTATGCCGAGGCGCTGAACGTGCTCACCCAGCGCGCCTCCTGCCCGGCCGACATCGACCGCTGCCTGCGGGCGGCAGGTTTTCGCATGGGGCCATGCGAACTGATGGACCTCATCGGGCACGACACCAACCTCGCGGTGACGCGTAGTGTGTTCGCAGCAAACTACTCCGACCGGCGCTTCGGCCCGAGCCTGGTGCAGCAGGAGCTGGTAGATGGCGGCCTGCTGGGACGCAAGTCTGGCGAGGGCTTCTACCGGTATGACGCGGACCAGCGCATCGTCGCATCGCCTGTTCAGCACGATGGGGTGGCTGCCTGGGTTCCGCCTGAGGGAGGAATTGTCCTACATGGTCGGGGCGGCCTCGTCGAGCACATGGCAGCGCGGCTCGCGGCCACGGTGGCGCGCGTGGAGCGCCGGCCCGACAGTGGCTGGGCAGGTATCGAAACCCCCCATGGGCAGTTGCGTGTGACGGACGGGCGCACAGCAGGGCAGTTGGCATTCGAGAGCCAGGTGCCCAACCTCTCGATCTGTGATCTCGCTGTGGTTGGCGCAAACGAAAGCGCGAACGGCGATGCCTTAGCCTGGGCCGCCGCCCCCGCCGCCACGCAAGCATGGCGTGCCGAGGTACAGGCGATGCTGCAGTTTGCGGGCTGGGAACCGGTGCTGTTCGGCGACGTTGCCGGCCTGGTGGTAGCGCGAACCATCGCTATGCTGATCAATGAAGCCTGCGACGCCGTGGTGCAGGGCGTATGCACCGAAGATGGCGCGGATACGGCCATGCAGTTAGGCGCGAACTATCCCAGTGGCCCGTTCCACTGGCTGGACGGTTGGGGTGCGGACGCGGTAGTGGCCGTGCTCGACCACCTAGATGCGCACTACCGCGGCGAACGCTACCGCGCCAGCCCGGGGCTGCGTCAGCGCGCTTGGGTATTAAATTGAAGGAGAACTGATGCCAAAGACGATTCCGGTAGATACCAACGATTTCCGCGTCGAACTGTGCGATGACGGGGTGGCCGAGGTCATCCTGGGCGAGCCGGGCGTCATGCCGACGACGAGCGTTACTGGGCATGGGGCCATCGCGGTGATCTGGCCTCGCCTGGCTGCCGAGCCCGGCGTGCGCAGCATTCTGGTGCGCAGCGAGGGCAAGGGATTTTGCGCTGGTGGGCATGCCGAGCTGGTGCGGCAGATGCTCGATTCCGCGCAGCACCGCGCGCGCGTGATGCGTGAAGCACGGTTGCTGGTTCAGTCAATGGTGGACTGTGACCTGCCCATCGTCTCTGCCATCAGCGGCGCTGCGGTGGGCGCTGGCGCCGCGGTGGCCTTGCTGGCGGACGTGTCGGTTGCGTCGCATACCGCCAAGATCATCGATGGTCACACCAAGATCGGAGTGGCGGCGGGCGACCATGCGGCGGTGATTTGGCCGCTGCTTTGCGGCATGGCCAAGGCCAAGTACCACCTCCTGACCTGCGCGCCCCTGACGGGCGCAGAGGCCGAACGCATCGGTCTGGTCAGCTTGGCCGTGCCCGAGGCCGAACTTCAGCACACGGCGCGGCGCATCGCCAAGGAACTGGCCGCCGGCAGCCCCGCGGCGCTGGCGCACACCAAACGCTCGCTGAACCACTGGCTGCGCGCGGCCTGGCCGGCGTTTGAGCATTCGCTCGCGCTGGAGATGATTGACTTCGCGGGCAGTGATGCGCGTGAAGGCCTTGCGGCCTTTGAAGAGCGCAGGCCCCCCCGTTTCGGTACCTGAAGCCATGAAGTTCGCAGACTTCCACCCCGGACAGGTGATCCACGGCGGCCGCTACCGGGTGACGCCAGCGGAATCGGTGGCTTTTGCCGCTGCGTACGACCCGCAGTGGTTCCACATGGATGCGCAGGTGGCGCAGGGCGGCAGCTTCGGCGGTCTGATCGCCAGCGGATGGCATACCTGCGCCATCGCCATGCGCCTGGTGGTCGAGGCGGCGCTGCAAGGCTCGGAGTCTTTTGCGTCACCGGGTCTGAAGTACGTGCGCTGGCCCCACCCGGTGCGGCCGGGCGACGAACTGCGCTTGGAGGCGCACGTCATTGCCGTCCGGCGCTCGGAAACCCGCAAGGAACTGGGCATCATGGAATGGCGCTGGCAGCTCTTCAACCAAGGGGGGCGGCAGGTGCTGGACCTGGAGGCCACGAGCCTGTTCAAGCTAGCAGTCACGTCCCCAATGGAGCGGCATTGCAGCACTTGATTTGCCTCCATGCGCTGTTTTGTGAACCTGCTGCGACAGCTGCAAAGCATTCCCGATCCGCAAAGCAGCGCACATACGGCTACGATTTGCGGGTTGTCCTGGCCGTGGCTCCGTGTGCACCATCGCGGGTGCAGACATCCTGGGCCGGGGCCCGGCGTCCGCTTCCTCAGGTCACCGTCTTATTCACCCGCCGATGAGCGAGGAGAAACGCATGAGCACCACACGCCACGCCTTAATAGGCAAGCAAATATGCGCTGTGCATCGGCGTGGGGCCGGACCCCGCCGTGGTGCTGGAGCGGGTGTGATAATGAGAGCTCCAGGATTTATCAAATTGATAGCTTC from Acidovorax sp. FHTAMBA carries:
- a CDS encoding DUF4863 family protein, yielding MSKQTFHQQLVVLTAQISGRPLDAALDQWLNTQHGPHSQSYGGLKAACVEGVRDGWLCDREGGGIRYGRVFKADDSLHRFSVDVVDMRDIAGPHHVHPGGEIDLIMPLDDGSATFDGRPAGWCVFPPGSAHQPTVANGRALVLYLLPEGQIQFSKS
- a CDS encoding helix-turn-helix transcriptional regulator, with translation MQRDALLAALGERVRSLRARRGLTRKALAEAADVSERHLANLEYGIGNASIVVLHHVACALQCSLAELVGDVSTSSPEWLLIRELLENRSEADLRKVRAAIGELLGNAVVDAARGQRIALVGLRGAGKSTLGRMLADHLELPFIELSREIETLAGCSVREIHDLYGTNAYRRYERRALEEAVQIYSEVVIATPGGIVSDPATFNELLAHCTTVWLQASPEEHMSRVAAQGDLRPMAASQEAMEDLRRILDGRAAFYSKADLRVDTGGKTEQKAFDALCAAVVPVLAG
- the boxC gene encoding 2,3-epoxybenzoyl-CoA dihydrolase — its product is MAETPSSPRVDYRTDPSQYLHWKLSVDGPVATLALDITEEGGLRPGYKLKLNSYDLGVDIELHDALNRIRFEHPQVQSVVVTSGKDRIFCSGANIFMLGLSSHAWKVNFCKFTNETRNGIEDSSKYEGIKFLAAVNGACAGGGYELALACDEILLIDDRSSSVSLPEVPLLGVLPGTGGLTRVTDKRKVRHDLADIFCTSVEGVRGQRAVDWRLVDDIAKPADFPEAVKNCAAKLGASGGRTTAASGIALPRVERQDGPDSLVYEHVSVQIDRTRRTATLIIKAPQGVQPTDIAAIEAAGADWWPLAMGRQLDDAILNLRTNELDIGTWLLKTEGDAGAVLRADQLLLEHRAHWLVRSTLGLLRRAFARLDVSSRTLFALIEPDSCFVGMLAELAFAADRTYMLALPDDAARAPRIVLDEFNFGLLPMVTDQSRLQRRFYEEVAPLETVRAASLRPLDADEALRLGLVTAAPDDIDWDDEIRIAIEERAAMSPDALTGLEANLRFASKENMATRVFGRLSAWQNWIFQRPNAVGDKGALKVYGKGEKSQFDLNRV
- the boxB gene encoding benzoyl-CoA 2,3-epoxidase subunit BoxB produces the protein MSSINYSEKIPNNVNLSEDRTLQRALEGWQPSFINWWDDVGPEGSTNYDVYLRTAVSVDPAGWAQFGHVKMRDYRWGIFLNPGDAERQIHFGDHKGEKAWTDVPGEHRANLRRIIVTQGDTEPASVEQQRHLGLTAPSMYDLRNLFQVNVEEGRHLWAMVYLLHKHFGRDGREEADALLERQSGDANNPRILGAFNEKTPDWLSFFMFTYFTDRDGKFQLAALAESAFDPLARTTKFMLTEEAHHMFVGESGVSRVVQRTCQVMNELKTDDPQKVRAAGAIDLDTVQRYLNFHYSVTIDLFGADQSSNAATFYSSGLKGRYEEGKRTDDHQLKGQTYKVLEVVNGQLVEKEVPMLNALNEVLRDDYIKDSVAGVGRWNKVIEKAGVPFRLQVPHKAFNRAIGALAGIRLAPDGRVVSENEWHARKNEWLPSDDDRAFVASLMGRVVEPGKFANWIAPPVMGINRQPVNYEYVRFG
- the boxA gene encoding benzoyl-CoA 2,3-epoxidase subunit BoxA; its protein translation is METAEAVATLKQHLIDPEICIRCNTCEATCPVGAITHDDRNYVIKADVCNGCLDCISPCPTGSIDNWRIVPTARAYSIAEQLTWDELPLELTPEQLEECGVTQEDASLATVAASPSPLAAVSPGGEVFRSALYGAHIPPWSAAHAYTNLYSPKSPMLATVVGNFNCTEEGFDSETHHVVLDFGTLPFPVLEGQSIGIIPPGEDALGRAHQPRQYSIASARSGERVGYNNLSLTVKRVTVDHQGQPVRGIASNYICDLKVGEKIKVVGPFGSSFLMPNHPRSHIVMICTGTGSAPMRAMTEWRRRLRSSGKFESGKLMLFFGARTQQELPYFGPLQKLPKDFIDINLAFSRVPGKPKRYVQDLMLERSADLAALLRDGLSHFYVCGLKSMEEGVVLTLRDIAAEAGLDWDAIGSAMKAEGRLHLETY
- a CDS encoding enoyl-CoA hydratase-related protein — its product is MTTLNVVVDADGIATVEMARPDVFNAFNERMIQELGETFTTLSGDAQVRVVLLKGQGKAFSAGADLQWMQRASVASREENLGDARRFADMLAAVAQCSKPTVACVHGLALGGGVGLVAACDFAVVSEETRFAVSEVKFGILPSVIGPYLINAVGKRAALQLALTATRFDAHEAKSLGLVHQVCSREAVDAVARGIISSLVQNGPTALAEVKALYAQLHVGPVSGDMRELTAQTIARVRMTDEAKEGFDAFLNKRPPAWIGKAVP
- a CDS encoding 3-hydroxyacyl-CoA dehydrogenase — translated: MNPFDISVGAEVCVIGAGLMGAGIAQIAAQAGDTVLLFDKREGAAEDALRKLRQQLTKLVERGRMADVQVQQTLDRIRPAQDLAQARSCRIVIEAIVEDAAIKRNLLASLEALVPGDCILASNTSSISITTLANGMQRPERLVGMHFFNPVPAMRLVEIVSGLKTDAQVAAAVERLGSRWGKTPVHARSTPGFIVNRIARPFYAEALNVLTQRASCPADIDRCLRAAGFRMGPCELMDLIGHDTNLAVTRSVFAANYSDRRFGPSLVQQELVDGGLLGRKSGEGFYRYDADQRIVASPVQHDGVAAWVPPEGGIVLHGRGGLVEHMAARLAATVARVERRPDSGWAGIETPHGQLRVTDGRTAGQLAFESQVPNLSICDLAVVGANESANGDALAWAAAPAATQAWRAEVQAMLQFAGWEPVLFGDVAGLVVARTIAMLINEACDAVVQGVCTEDGADTAMQLGANYPSGPFHWLDGWGADAVVAVLDHLDAHYRGERYRASPGLRQRAWVLN
- a CDS encoding enoyl-CoA hydratase/isomerase family protein, with protein sequence MPKTIPVDTNDFRVELCDDGVAEVILGEPGVMPTTSVTGHGAIAVIWPRLAAEPGVRSILVRSEGKGFCAGGHAELVRQMLDSAQHRARVMREARLLVQSMVDCDLPIVSAISGAAVGAGAAVALLADVSVASHTAKIIDGHTKIGVAAGDHAAVIWPLLCGMAKAKYHLLTCAPLTGAEAERIGLVSLAVPEAELQHTARRIAKELAAGSPAALAHTKRSLNHWLRAAWPAFEHSLALEMIDFAGSDAREGLAAFEERRPPRFGT
- a CDS encoding MaoC family dehydratase, whose product is MKFADFHPGQVIHGGRYRVTPAESVAFAAAYDPQWFHMDAQVAQGGSFGGLIASGWHTCAIAMRLVVEAALQGSESFASPGLKYVRWPHPVRPGDELRLEAHVIAVRRSETRKELGIMEWRWQLFNQGGRQVLDLEATSLFKLAVTSPMERHCST